TAGAAGAATATGGTCTCAGAGTAAATAAGcggaaaagtgaattttttaagaaatctgtgAATTATTGTGGTCatacaattgataaatttggcctccacaaaacacaagaaaaaattGATGCAATTACGAAGGTACCAGTTCCAAAAACTGTATCTGATTTGAAGAGTTTTTTGGGGTTAGTCAATTACTACGGAAAATTTATTCCCAACTTATCTACTCGTGTCGCTCCTTTCAATAAATTACTGCAGAAAGGTACTAAATTTTTGTGGACTGCAGAATGTGAAAAAGCTTTCAAGgcattgaaacaagaaattgcTTCAGACCGAATTTTATGCCATTATGATCCTAAGTTACCTCTTGTATTACAAACTGATGCATCACCAGTTGGAATAGGAGCAGTTTTAAGTCACATTATGCCAGATGGTTCAGAAAAACCAGCAATGTTTGCATCAAGGTCATTGACTAAAACGGAACGTAATTATTCGCAGATAGACAAGGAAGCATTGAGTATCGTATGGGGAGTAAAgagattttatcaatatttatttggtCGACATTTTGATCTCGTAACCGATCATAAACCCCTAGTATCAATTTTCGCACCTAATCGTAGTTTACCATGTCTATCAGCAACACGAATGGTTCATTATGCACTTTTTCTCCAAGCATTCAGTTATACAATCAAGTATCGAAACACAAAGAATCATGGCAATGCAGATGCACTTTCACGGTTACCACTAGCAGTTGACAAGGGCTGTGAGTACTTGACTGAAGCAGACGTGACAAATATTTCGCAAGTTGAATTAATGCCTGTTACAGCAACCGACATAGCTAGAGCTACTAAAACTGATAGGAAATTGTTCGAActgtatgaaagtttaaaatctgGAACTGAATTACCTGTGCCTTGGAAAGGTAGAGAATctgaattttcattgcaaaatggaTGCATAATGTATGGTCATAGAGTATGCATTCCTGAAAAGTACCAGAATCAAGTTTTGGAAGAACTTCATGTTGGACATCCTGGAATTGTCAAAATGAAGGCCTTAGCTAGAAGCTACTGCTATTGGCAAGGTATGGATGCCAGTATAGCCAATTTTGTTCAGAACTGTTCAGCTTGTATCGCAACGAGGAACGAACCAGCAAGGATAAATCGACATCCGTGGGAATGGCCAAATGGACCTTGGCAAAAGATACACGTTGACTACGCTGGTCCTTTTATgggtaaaatgttttttgtagtcTCTGATGCATATTCGAAGTGGATAGAAGTCATTCcgatgaaaaatattacagctaGTTTTACAATTCATCATCTTCGTATTCTTTTTGCTCATTATGGAATTCCCTTAACTTTGGTTAGTGATAACGGCGCAAGTTTTACTAGTTacgaatttcgacattttttgaaactgaataatattaaacatataacttcAGCACCTTACCATCCTGCTTCGAACGGACAGGCAGAAAGAATAGTGCAGTTGTTCAAAGCTTCGTTGAAATCCAGTAGAGGTGATTCTGGAGATCTAAAtgtgaaattacaaagatttttattacagtatagaATAACTCCACATTCACTCACGGGAGAAACTCCGAGTGCCTTGTTTTTGAAGAGATGTATTCGCACTAGGCTTGatctttttaaaccaaatttgagaGACAAAGTTGTTCAGAAACAGAGTTCGAGACTTAACACAGAATCTATCTTGCGTGAGTTTCAGGAAGGGGAGAAAGTAGCCGTAAGAAATTATTCCGGACCTAACAAATGGAAAATTGGAACAATTATAAACCGAGATGGAACTTTGAGTTATAGCATACAAgttggaaatgaaatttggaagAGACACGTAGATCAAATAAGGAAATGTGGGAAGTCGATTGAATTATCCCAAGCTGATACTGAAATTCCAATTTAcgataaagaattgaattttccaGATGAGCCAGTATCCG
The window above is part of the Argiope bruennichi chromosome 7, qqArgBrue1.1, whole genome shotgun sequence genome. Proteins encoded here:
- the LOC129975314 gene encoding uncharacterized protein K02A2.6-like, which gives rise to MTKELATRMGSSNISFESYDASVEDWSSYVERLESYFVVNGIEDKMKVPAILSLMGATTYKLLKNLATPNIPSELTYQDIVKLLSEHLNPKPLEMTERFRFYKRKQFEDTGAAISCMNVNEFKKLCPDVAIKPTKLLLRNFDNSMITAAGQAVVQIQYKDQINTETIYLVHAKVNAVFGREWLRNFQLDWSSIKAVRVGNCNSRTNKLNILLQKYENIFSPGIGKLEKFCCRLQMKPNYKPVFFKPRPVPFALKERIETELKRLVAEDIIEPVTYSEWATPIVPVIKQNGNLRICGDYKVTINPGLKIEQYPLPRIEDIFAELAGGEFFTKIDLSEAYLQMLVDERDRHLLTINTHKGLFRYKRMNYGIALAPAVWQRAIEQVLSGIAGVHVFLDDITVTGRNDQEHFERLELVLQRLEEYGLRVNKRKSEFFKKSVNYCGHTIDKFGLHKTQEKIDAITKVPVPKTVSDLKSFLGLVNYYGKFIPNLSTRVAPFNKLLQKGTKFLWTAECEKAFKALKQEIASDRILCHYDPKLPLVLQTDASPVGIGAVLSHIMPDGSEKPAMFASRSLTKTERNYSQIDKEALSIVWGVKRFYQYLFGRHFDLVTDHKPLVSIFAPNRSLPCLSATRMVHYALFLQAFSYTIKYRNTKNHGNADALSRLPLAVDKGCEYLTEADVTNISQVELMPVTATDIARATKTDRKLFELYESLKSGTELPVPWKGRESEFSLQNGCIMYGHRVCIPEKYQNQVLEELHVGHPGIVKMKALARSYCYWQGMDASIANFVQNCSACIATRNEPARINRHPWEWPNGPWQKIHVDYAGPFMGKMFFVVSDAYSKWIEVIPMKNITASFTIHHLRILFAHYGIPLTLVSDNGASFTSYEFRHFLKLNNIKHITSAPYHPASNGQAERIVQLFKASLKSSRGDSGDLNVKLQRFLLQYRITPHSLTGETPSALFLKRCIRTRLDLFKPNLRDKVVQKQSSRLNTESILREFQEGEKVAVRNYSGPNKWKIGTIINRDGTLSYSIQVGNEIWKRHVDQIRKCGKSIELSQADTEIPIYDKELNFPDEPVSDDVAESEPPAPVPEVVPEPKDVPVSATPSDEMPPGPVPDASGKPKTDVPLRRSNRIRRPPERLVL